The Arctopsyche grandis isolate Sample6627 chromosome 12, ASM5162203v2, whole genome shotgun sequence genome includes the window CCAAGACAAATTGTTAACTGATAAAAACAACCTTGCGACACAGAAAAACTCGGATACTCGAAGAAAGCCGCAtgattgtgacatttgttcaaaaacttaTTCTACGAAACAAAATCTTATTACTCATAAGGTTATTCATACTggagtaaagccacacaaatgtgacatttgtccaAAAACTTTTACTACGAAACAAAATCTTAGCGCTCATATGGTTaatcatactggggtaaagccacacaaatgtggcatttgtacaaaaacatttactaGGAAACGAACTCTTAGtgaacatatgggtattcatactggggtaaagccacacaaatgtgaaatttgttcaaaaacatttattacGAAACAACTTCTTAGTGTACATATTagtattcatactgggataaagccatacaagtgtgacatttgttcaaaaacatttaatagAAAACAAagtcttagtgcacatatggttattcatactggggtaaagccacacaaatgtgacatatgttcaaaaacatttactttgAAACAAAGTCTTATTGCACATATGGCTATTCATACTGGAgtgaaaccatacaaatgtgacatttgttcaaaaacatatagtaataaaaaagatcttagtgcacatatgtctattcatactggggtaaagccatacaaatgtgtcatttgtttaaaaacatttactacgaaacGAAATCTTAGtgtacatatgggtattcatactgggataaagccatacaagtgtgacatttgttcaaaaacatatacCATCAAAAAATCGCTTAGTGCTCATATGGTTaatcatactggggtaaagccacacaaatgtggcatttgttcaaaaacatttactaggAAACGAACTCTTAGtgaacatatgggtattcatactggggtaaagccacacaaatgtgaaatttgttcaaaaacatttattacGAAACAACATCTTAGTGTACATATTAGTATTCATATTGGGAAAAAGCcacacaagtgtgacatttgttcaaaaacatttattacGAAACAACATCTTAGTACACATATGGTTagtcatactggggtaaagccacacaaatgtgacatctgttcaaaaacatttactacgaaatatagtcttagtgcacatatggcTATTCATACTGGTgttaaaccatacaaatgtagcatttgttcaaaaacatatacTAAGAAACAAAATCTTAAcgcacatatgggtattcatgctGGGGTGATGTTACGAAAATAGAAAATAGTTTTACGtcaaaacaggtcattttgGCCCCCTTGTATTACATTCGTAAAATTTTTGGCATGTTTTGGCACCCCCAACAGTTCTTTCCAAATGCTACATATCTATTTGTAAATGCAGCAGTGGTACTGGTTCGTTCGTCGgacgtgtatatgtatgcagaGCTGCCGAGAGGGGGGGCGGACCGGGGCCCCATGTTGGAAATCATATATGTTAATCGTtacctttcttattcaattattttaaaaaataacaaccaacatacatatgtatttttctaatagttctgatagatttttcgcatattaaaaatatatctactagatattttttgaaatttgttatAGGGCCCAGAATTATTTTTCCCATGgctcgggattcctctcggcggccctgtatCTGTGTACCTTAACTAGAAGATAAATGAACAATTAAAACGTGTCGAAGAGAAAACGATACGCATTTGTTGATAATATGCTAAAATAATCCACGAAAAATTATGCAAGCCGATTTCACAAAActtctgtatttttatttataagaattccaaacataatttataacaaaaaaatcgtacatagttatattatactataattattatttttatcttctttctttcaatattgtacatatgtaggcttGTGCATCAGCGACATACAACCTGCATCCTGAAGTAAAATCAGTTGCAGTCCAAAATGATTTACATTATCACAAAGTGTTtcattgaatatgaaaaatatctctaatgatatgtatatatgtttatcaaAATCCAATAACAAATCTATgttcactatatgtacatatatcctacattgaaatctatattttcaaatttattgtttctttattatattattttttttacatgttatcatattgtttttattactattttatgatTTAGGGCAACCTGTTCTGGCAACCATggtctaaatttaatttgaaataaataaatatacagtacactctcgattttCCGGGGTAATGCTGGGGTGGATGGGCaaggataattgaaaaacacgaatAATCtgattcgaatataatatcatattaacacTTTGTATGCGGGGCGATATTTCAATTGCTCATCGCTTGACAGCGGGCGATTTTGATCGAAAAAATCGTAAACTgaaggaaaatttcaaaatataaatgttttaataaatgtttttaaattgttataaatgttttaaaattaaacttttataaatgtttttaaattgaacataGCTTTCAAACCTATCGActgattcaaataaaattaaaattaaaattctgatGATAATTTAGAACCTTATAATCACTCGATTAGTATTCCTAAAATATTCCCTAGTAttccttttttatacaacacatttttttaagtgaggaaaaaaatttaaaatattcttatcatctttatgatataaattatagccaaatttaaaatataataatttttggacaggggcaactaacctttttttatacaaagagATTTTATAAGTgaggaaaaaatctaaaaatattcccactgtctttattctataaatgattgcaaaatttaaaacataataatttttggacaggcgtgaccaacctttttttatacactgaaatttttaaagggagaaaaaatctaaaaatattcccatcatctttatcatataaattattgcaaaatttaaaatattataatttttggacaggggtaaccaacttttttttatacaacaaagttTTTAAAGTaaggaaaaaatcaaaaaatattcccATTGTCTTGATGATATAAAtggttgcaaaatttaaaatataataattaaaccccggataaccaaggtgccgttcattgttcaaatgttgtaaatgcattgttaaaggtttgccgaaccttttttacaaagcatttacaacaattgaacaatgagcggcaccttggctatccgtactctgataataatttttgaacagGGATAATcaatctttttttattcaaagaaatttttaatgagcggaaaatatctaaaaatattaccatcgtctttatgttataaatgattgcaaaatttacaacataATAGTTTTTGGACAGGGGTAGCCAGCATTTTCATACACTAAATTtccaaaatgagaataaaatctcaaaatttttttatcgaCTTTATGCTATACATCAATGATTGTAAAATAACAGTACAGTAATTTTTCAGAcagacaactttttttttatacaacaaaattttgAAAGTGAAATTTTTTCAACCGACTCCGACACATCAAGATTCCTAAAAAGTGACAAACATCGCTAACGTTCACGGAAgaagcatttacaataaataaataaagtatattGTACAACATCACGATGATAAAACCGCCATCTGCGCCCTCGAACTCAACCTCTAGACGCCCTCACCAAGAACGTAAAAAAAAACAGGGCAGTTTGACTTCGCACTAGACACGTGATCATCAATCATGCGTTGTATCGACACGCACATATGCCTTGCGCCAAACGCGTGATCATCAACCCCGCGTCGCATCTCCAGCCACAATGTCACGTGCCAGACACGCGTCAGTAAACAAGATATCGGTGAACGGACGTAAAGAGATGGCCGTagacgtaatgcctggagcgcgtCCTCGGTTAACGGAAATTCTGTAAACGTGTTGTCGTGTCaccagatataagatgtattgtgaacataacttcgtaataataaaaagcatttaaaaatcaaaaaatcaatcaacAACCACC containing:
- the LOC143920024 gene encoding uncharacterized protein LOC143920024, with the protein product MECRLCLYFAPAESFVSIHDDTHPPRLVQRIWTCCRLRVRKGDHLPDLICLSCVNNLELFESFRNVCFQNDTTSRVELDKYLKVKPEEVLLEDLKWEDELGAELPPNNCSSPDDGETTGRKITPRDNMAAIIHADRHTQAEKAKASDKICSTHSELDHKIDFQDKLLTDKNNLATQKNSDTRRKPHDCDICSKTYSTKQNLITHKVIHTGVKPHKCDICPKTFTTKQNLSAHMVNHTGVKPHKCGICTKTFTRKRTLSEHMGIHTGVKPHKCEICSKTFITKQLLSVHISIHTGIKPYKCDICSKTFNRKQSLSAHMVIHTGVKPHKCDICSKTFTLKQSLIAHMAIHTGVKPYKCDICSKTYSNKKDLSAHMSIHTGVKPYKCVICLKTFTTKRNLSVHMGIHTGIKPYKCDICSKTYTIKKSLSAHMVNHTGVKPHKCGICSKTFTRKRTLSEHMGIHTGVKPHKCEICSKTFITKQHLSVHISIHIGKKPHKCDICSKTFITKQHLSTHMVSHTGVKPHKCDICSKTFTTKYSLSAHMAIHTGVKPYKCSICSKTYTKKQNLNAHMGIHAGVMLRK